Proteins from a single region of Polyangiaceae bacterium:
- a CDS encoding zinc ribbon domain-containing protein — MLDRLTSLPVPLRRVLPALVALAIAAVIATRGVGAGLMTLAGLALVGAILLAWNSVQSLTGEAAMSLDEALGMAAPSAEEERKRAILRALKDLEYERSVGKVSEADYAELSNQYRNEAKELLRALEEQDEPARKRAQRLLEKRLENVHFDSSAKAAAKPGLAPADAEDEDDEQAPPSEPPSSDEPPPSSDAQDDELEDQDDEPTSAPAQPVAAPDKRRWTKTHAETPVARTKAAPSRACGGCGARNDLDAAFCKKCGEAMAGEDERLCATCPAVYSDEEESCPQCGVPYEA, encoded by the coding sequence GTGCTGGATCGACTGACTTCTCTACCCGTCCCTCTGCGCCGCGTGTTGCCCGCTCTGGTGGCGCTCGCCATCGCTGCCGTGATCGCCACGCGCGGGGTGGGCGCCGGATTGATGACACTGGCAGGGCTCGCCTTGGTGGGTGCCATCCTGTTGGCGTGGAACAGCGTGCAGAGCCTCACGGGCGAAGCTGCCATGAGCCTCGACGAGGCGCTCGGCATGGCCGCGCCGTCGGCAGAAGAAGAGCGCAAGCGCGCCATTCTGCGAGCACTGAAAGACCTCGAGTACGAGCGCAGTGTCGGCAAGGTCAGTGAGGCCGACTACGCCGAACTCTCGAATCAGTACCGCAACGAAGCGAAAGAGCTACTGCGTGCCCTGGAAGAGCAGGATGAACCTGCGCGCAAACGGGCGCAGCGCTTGCTGGAGAAACGGCTGGAGAACGTCCACTTCGATAGCAGCGCGAAAGCCGCCGCCAAACCCGGTCTCGCGCCGGCGGACGCAGAAGACGAAGACGACGAGCAAGCACCGCCGAGCGAGCCTCCGTCCAGTGACGAGCCGCCGCCGTCCAGCGATGCGCAGGATGACGAGCTGGAAGACCAAGACGACGAGCCGACTTCAGCGCCTGCGCAGCCAGTTGCTGCTCCGGACAAGCGTCGCTGGACGAAAACCCACGCCGAGACTCCGGTGGCACGCACCAAGGCGGCTCCGTCGCGGGCATGTGGCGGTTGCGGAGCTCGCAACGATCTGGATGCGGCATTCTGCAAGAAATGCGGAGAAGCAATGGCGGGTGAGGACGAACGGCTCTGCGCCACGTGCCCCGCGGTGTACTCGGACGAAGAGGAGAGCTGCCCCCAATGCGGCGTACCCTACGAAGCGTAG
- a CDS encoding VWA domain-containing protein: protein MSAWSAIRWSGLAVLASSVAVACSAESGDSTVGPGQGSGASGSGGSPTINVGGNGNGVGATGGLDESACAAETAKAEQVALDLYVMMDTSGSMEDATQAGPTKWDAIKQAVSAFAADPLSGGLNVGLQFFPQTKQGVPSTCSSNAACGSAGPCLLRACAGSSSLMPCSSSTECGAYGPCLDLGECSANPGALCMPAGSTGGSCGSCMKLTQSECLNATSCDIGGYAAPQVAFAPLSANGAQITAAMQARSPSGNTPTGPALAGALQHAKARAAQYPDHKVVVVMATDGLPTSCDPLKISDVSQIAAQGQSGSPSVGTFVIGVFGPKDASASSNLNAIAQAGGTNAAFIVDTSQDVAKQFRESLDTIAGTALPCEYKVPIPGSGEALDYAKVNVKFTKSGNSAYVGYVASAAQCDPAHGGWYYDVDPSQGGTPKRLVMCPATCDAFKGTRTGSVDILMGCQTLTGPPR, encoded by the coding sequence ATGAGCGCTTGGAGTGCGATTCGTTGGAGCGGTCTGGCTGTGTTGGCCAGTAGCGTGGCCGTGGCCTGCAGTGCCGAGAGCGGCGACAGCACCGTGGGACCCGGCCAAGGTTCGGGCGCGAGCGGGAGCGGGGGTTCGCCCACCATCAACGTGGGTGGCAACGGTAACGGCGTGGGCGCCACCGGCGGCCTCGACGAGTCTGCATGCGCCGCCGAGACTGCGAAGGCCGAGCAGGTCGCGCTCGATCTCTACGTCATGATGGACACCTCGGGGTCGATGGAGGATGCGACCCAAGCTGGCCCGACCAAGTGGGACGCCATCAAGCAAGCGGTCTCTGCGTTCGCCGCGGATCCCTTGTCGGGCGGATTGAACGTGGGCCTGCAGTTCTTCCCGCAGACCAAGCAAGGGGTTCCGTCGACGTGCTCGAGCAATGCCGCCTGTGGCTCCGCCGGTCCCTGCTTGCTGCGTGCTTGTGCGGGGTCTTCGTCGCTGATGCCCTGCTCCTCCAGTACCGAGTGTGGTGCCTACGGTCCTTGCTTGGATCTCGGCGAGTGCTCCGCGAACCCCGGCGCGTTGTGCATGCCCGCGGGTTCCACCGGCGGCAGCTGCGGTAGTTGCATGAAGCTGACGCAGAGCGAGTGTCTCAACGCCACCAGCTGCGACATTGGTGGCTACGCAGCGCCGCAGGTTGCCTTTGCGCCTTTGAGCGCCAACGGCGCACAGATCACCGCGGCGATGCAGGCTCGCTCACCGAGTGGAAACACGCCAACGGGACCAGCGCTGGCGGGTGCTCTGCAGCACGCCAAGGCCCGCGCCGCGCAGTACCCGGATCACAAGGTCGTCGTGGTGATGGCGACGGACGGCCTGCCCACGTCCTGCGACCCCTTGAAGATCTCGGATGTCTCGCAGATCGCGGCCCAAGGCCAGAGCGGCTCGCCCAGCGTGGGCACTTTCGTGATCGGGGTATTCGGACCCAAGGATGCCTCGGCTTCCTCGAACTTGAACGCAATCGCGCAAGCCGGCGGAACCAACGCGGCCTTCATCGTGGACACGAGTCAAGACGTCGCCAAGCAGTTTCGCGAGTCCCTGGACACCATCGCGGGCACGGCGTTGCCCTGCGAGTACAAAGTTCCGATTCCGGGCAGCGGAGAAGCGCTGGACTACGCGAAGGTCAACGTGAAGTTCACCAAGTCGGGCAACAGTGCCTACGTCGGCTACGTTGCGTCCGCGGCACAGTGTGACCCGGCCCACGGCGGTTGGTACTACGACGTGGATCCGTCCCAGGGCGGCACTCCCAAGCGGCTCGTGATGTGCCCCGCAACCTGCGACGCCTTCAAGGGCACGCGAACTGGCAGCGTCGACATCTTGATGGGATGTCAGACCCTCACCGGACCCCCGCGCTGA
- a CDS encoding heme lyase CcmF/NrfE family subunit, translating into MWQSLPDFGTGVLYAVLVAAAYTFAVAVAAGRGKPRLLQSARMGAYATSALAALGVVLLAYAFVTHDFRIRYVARYSDRSMTTDYLLTALWGGQDGSLLWWAFLLAGYTTACVWWLKGRYRQLQPYVIATLMVIMGFFAVLMLFAANPFATSVGGAKLEGDGLNPLLQNYWMIIHPPALYMGFVGCAIPFAFSIAALITGRLDNEWIVAVRKWMLFAWVFLSLGNALGMIWAYEELGWGGYWAWDPVENAACLPWFTASAYVHSTMIQERRNMMKVWNVVLIAITFILTIFGTFLTRSGLIASVHSFAQSNIGIFFVWFMALSAAACIGLLVWRYPQLKSPHQIEAMASREAMFVVNNWALLGAMTFILVATMFPKISEWWWKETVTVGPPFFNRWMAPMGLLIFALMGLAPLFGWRKTSGESLKKAFRAPLIVTAVAAAAHLALGSRLGFPALVPTDQFYSGAIGVVLQKLGGAAPLITVSLSAFNMAVIVQEFQRGVAARRRSSDKAGEKEGVLLALMRLVDKSRRRYGGYIVHAGIVLMFLGFTGRAWSLDHETSMSPGESHQIGDYELTYVGPRMEVDPNKRMAFADIDVTRGGKAVGRVSPAKFIYSRSPDGPTTEVAMLRSVRDDLYVVVGSINSTTKRSTFQFHVNPLVSWIWAGVVVLLFGSTLSLWPELSERRLGAWSYVRTATAGASGIMLSIWIAMGPSTAHAASLRPKPPVASEAPTLAAPELSSLTPWLAPGLVALAFGAGAGAWRGRRRRP; encoded by the coding sequence ATGTGGCAATCCCTCCCTGATTTCGGAACTGGTGTGCTTTACGCCGTGCTGGTCGCGGCGGCCTATACCTTCGCGGTGGCCGTCGCTGCGGGCCGCGGCAAGCCGCGTCTGCTGCAGTCCGCCCGCATGGGCGCCTACGCCACGAGTGCCCTGGCGGCGCTCGGCGTAGTGCTGCTGGCCTACGCCTTCGTCACCCACGATTTCCGCATCCGCTACGTCGCTCGCTACAGCGACCGCTCGATGACGACGGACTACCTGCTGACCGCACTCTGGGGCGGCCAGGATGGTTCCTTGTTGTGGTGGGCGTTCCTGCTCGCTGGATACACGACGGCTTGCGTCTGGTGGTTGAAGGGGCGCTATCGCCAGCTGCAGCCCTACGTCATCGCGACCCTGATGGTGATCATGGGCTTCTTTGCGGTGCTGATGCTATTCGCGGCCAACCCCTTCGCCACCTCCGTGGGCGGGGCCAAGCTCGAAGGCGACGGCCTCAATCCGCTGCTACAGAACTACTGGATGATCATACATCCGCCGGCGCTCTACATGGGCTTCGTCGGTTGTGCGATCCCCTTCGCCTTTTCCATCGCGGCGCTGATCACGGGACGCCTCGACAACGAGTGGATCGTCGCCGTCCGCAAATGGATGTTGTTCGCTTGGGTGTTCCTCAGCTTGGGCAACGCCCTGGGCATGATCTGGGCCTACGAAGAGCTGGGCTGGGGTGGCTACTGGGCTTGGGATCCCGTGGAAAATGCCGCGTGTTTGCCCTGGTTCACCGCCAGCGCCTACGTGCACTCCACGATGATCCAAGAGCGCCGCAACATGATGAAGGTGTGGAACGTGGTGCTGATCGCCATCACCTTCATCCTGACCATCTTTGGCACCTTCCTCACGCGCTCCGGCCTGATCGCCAGTGTGCACAGCTTTGCCCAGAGCAACATCGGCATCTTCTTCGTGTGGTTCATGGCGCTGTCCGCGGCCGCGTGCATCGGCCTCTTGGTCTGGCGCTACCCGCAACTGAAGAGCCCGCACCAGATCGAGGCGATGGCCAGCCGCGAAGCGATGTTCGTGGTCAACAACTGGGCGCTGCTCGGCGCCATGACGTTCATCTTGGTGGCCACCATGTTCCCAAAGATCAGCGAGTGGTGGTGGAAGGAGACGGTCACCGTCGGCCCTCCCTTCTTCAATCGCTGGATGGCTCCAATGGGGCTCCTCATCTTCGCACTGATGGGCTTGGCGCCGCTGTTCGGTTGGCGCAAGACGAGCGGCGAGTCCCTGAAGAAGGCTTTCCGCGCGCCCTTGATCGTCACCGCGGTCGCGGCAGCGGCGCACCTCGCGCTCGGCTCACGACTGGGTTTCCCCGCACTGGTGCCGACGGATCAGTTCTACTCGGGCGCCATTGGCGTCGTGCTGCAAAAGCTCGGGGGCGCTGCGCCGCTGATCACCGTCAGCCTCTCGGCGTTCAACATGGCCGTCATCGTCCAGGAGTTCCAGCGTGGGGTGGCGGCTCGACGTCGATCCAGCGACAAAGCCGGGGAAAAAGAGGGCGTACTGCTCGCGCTCATGCGCCTGGTAGACAAGAGCCGACGGCGCTACGGCGGCTACATCGTGCATGCCGGCATCGTACTCATGTTCTTGGGCTTCACGGGTCGCGCCTGGAGCCTGGATCACGAGACCTCCATGTCGCCGGGTGAAAGCCACCAGATTGGGGACTATGAACTCACCTACGTGGGTCCGCGCATGGAGGTGGACCCCAACAAGCGCATGGCCTTCGCGGATATCGACGTCACTCGCGGCGGCAAGGCCGTGGGCAGGGTGTCACCCGCCAAGTTCATCTATTCGCGATCACCGGATGGCCCGACGACGGAAGTGGCGATGCTGCGCTCGGTGCGTGACGACCTCTACGTGGTCGTAGGCAGCATCAACTCGACGACGAAGCGCTCGACCTTCCAGTTCCACGTCAATCCGCTAGTGTCCTGGATCTGGGCGGGCGTGGTCGTGTTGCTCTTCGGTTCGACGCTCTCCCTGTGGCCAGAGCTGAGCGAGCGGCGCCTCGGCGCTTGGTCCTACGTGCGCACGGCAACCGCGGGCGCCAGCGGCATCATGCTGTCGATCTGGATAGCCATGGGCCCGAGCACGGCGCACGCAGCCAGCTTGCGCCCAAAGCCTCCCGTCGCGTCCGAAGCACCAACGCTGGCCGCACCGGAGCTCTCGTCCCTGACGCCGTGGCTCGCACCCGGGCTGGTCGCGCTTGCCTTTGGGGCTGGTGCCGGCGCGTGGCGGGGTCGACGGCGACGGCCGTGA
- the gyrB gene encoding DNA topoisomerase (ATP-hydrolyzing) subunit B: MTTETTTPSESVPPNSDYGSGNITVLEGLEAVRKRPGMYIGDVHDGSALHHLVWEVIDNSVDEHLAGFCRTIKVSVHFDNSVTVEDDGRGIPVDKHERGVSAAEVVMTVLHAGGKFDHSSYKVSAGLHGVGVSAVNAVSEKLTLEIRRQGQVWFQEYRRGVPQGQLEAIGETEQTGTKVTFKPDAEIFTATEYDADILSTRLRELAFLNSGLIIDFNDERSGKRDVYEFKGGIKEFVGQLSQKKEPIHEDVIAATVESDMGEGKTPVVVDFALQWSAAYQEQLLCYTNNVHNKDGGTHLTGFRSALTKTLNNYGTSAGLFKDVKNGLSGDDVREGVICVIHVKHPDPSFDSQTKSKLVSSEVKGIVENTVSEQLGRYFEEHPQTARKVLEKAVMAAKAREAARKAREVVRKGVLDNTNLSGKLADCQSKDPAISELYIVEGESAGGSAKQGRDRHFQAILPLKGKILNVERARLDRMLSSQEVTTLISALGCGIGDNGNFDLSKLRYHRVILMTDADVDGSHIRTLLLTFFYRQMRDIIERGHLYIAQPPLFRVRKGKKEIYLKDQPALDRYLIENGIDGLVLQSSKGPPLSGAPLMNLANRLKSFRQLLAKIDRRCDARVVAGIMRSSALGREDFRNADKVDAAAKKLQDYLQARYPELLPLSVSVEWDKEHGAGKIHVKFRPGASNRPAVATWDLADSAEWQELASIEEDIRSIGPAPYTVTSGSAEPMPLADADALDSYIDDRGRKGTHITRYKGLGEMNAAELWETTMNPDARTLLQVKVNDPVRADELFSILMGDQVEPRRQFIEQNALNVRNLDI; the protein is encoded by the coding sequence GTGACGACCGAGACGACGACTCCTAGCGAGTCGGTACCCCCCAATTCCGACTACGGCTCTGGCAACATCACCGTGCTCGAAGGGCTGGAAGCCGTGCGCAAGCGGCCCGGCATGTACATCGGCGACGTGCACGATGGCTCCGCGTTGCACCACTTGGTTTGGGAGGTGATCGACAACTCCGTCGACGAGCACCTGGCTGGCTTCTGCCGCACGATCAAAGTTTCGGTGCACTTCGACAACTCGGTCACCGTCGAGGACGACGGACGCGGAATTCCCGTCGACAAGCACGAGCGCGGCGTGAGCGCGGCGGAAGTCGTGATGACGGTGCTGCACGCCGGTGGCAAGTTCGATCACTCCAGCTACAAGGTCAGCGCCGGACTCCACGGCGTGGGCGTCAGTGCGGTCAACGCCGTCAGTGAGAAGCTGACGCTCGAGATTCGCCGCCAGGGCCAGGTTTGGTTTCAGGAGTACCGTCGCGGCGTGCCCCAAGGCCAGCTGGAGGCGATTGGCGAAACGGAGCAGACCGGCACGAAAGTGACCTTCAAGCCCGACGCCGAGATCTTCACGGCTACCGAGTACGACGCCGACATTCTGTCGACCCGGTTGCGTGAGCTGGCATTCCTCAACTCGGGCCTGATCATCGACTTCAACGACGAGCGCAGCGGAAAGCGCGACGTCTACGAATTCAAGGGCGGCATCAAGGAGTTCGTCGGTCAGCTCAGTCAGAAGAAAGAGCCGATTCACGAAGACGTGATCGCCGCGACCGTCGAGTCCGACATGGGTGAGGGCAAGACGCCCGTCGTCGTCGACTTCGCCCTGCAGTGGTCGGCCGCCTACCAGGAGCAGCTGCTCTGCTACACCAACAACGTCCACAACAAGGACGGCGGCACGCACCTGACGGGCTTTCGCTCCGCGCTGACCAAGACCTTGAACAACTACGGAACGAGCGCTGGCTTGTTCAAGGACGTCAAGAACGGCCTGTCCGGTGACGACGTGCGCGAAGGCGTCATCTGCGTCATTCACGTGAAGCACCCAGACCCGAGCTTCGACTCGCAGACCAAGAGCAAGCTGGTGTCGAGCGAAGTGAAAGGCATCGTCGAGAATACCGTCAGCGAACAGCTCGGGCGCTACTTCGAAGAACATCCCCAGACTGCGCGCAAGGTGTTGGAAAAGGCGGTCATGGCCGCCAAGGCACGTGAGGCTGCGCGCAAGGCCCGCGAGGTGGTGCGCAAGGGCGTGCTCGACAACACGAACCTCTCCGGCAAGCTGGCGGATTGCCAGAGCAAAGATCCCGCGATCAGCGAACTCTACATCGTCGAGGGCGAGAGCGCTGGCGGCAGCGCGAAGCAGGGTCGGGACCGACACTTCCAAGCGATCCTTCCGCTCAAGGGCAAGATCCTGAACGTGGAGCGAGCGCGCCTCGACCGCATGCTGTCGAGCCAAGAAGTCACGACCCTGATCAGTGCCTTGGGCTGCGGCATCGGTGACAACGGCAACTTCGACCTATCGAAGCTGCGTTATCACCGCGTGATTCTCATGACTGATGCCGACGTAGACGGGAGTCATATCCGCACCTTGTTGCTCACGTTCTTCTATCGCCAGATGCGCGACATCATCGAGCGGGGGCACTTGTACATCGCGCAGCCTCCGTTGTTCCGCGTGCGCAAGGGCAAGAAGGAGATCTATCTCAAGGACCAGCCGGCCCTCGACCGCTACCTGATCGAAAACGGCATCGACGGCTTGGTGCTGCAGAGCTCCAAGGGGCCTCCGCTCTCGGGCGCGCCGCTGATGAACTTGGCAAACCGCCTGAAGAGCTTCCGACAGCTGCTCGCGAAGATCGATCGCCGCTGCGATGCTCGCGTCGTGGCCGGCATCATGCGCTCCAGCGCGCTCGGCCGTGAGGACTTCCGCAACGCCGACAAGGTGGATGCGGCGGCCAAGAAGCTCCAGGACTACCTTCAGGCGCGCTACCCGGAGCTGTTGCCCCTGAGCGTGAGCGTGGAGTGGGACAAGGAGCACGGCGCCGGCAAGATCCACGTCAAGTTCCGCCCTGGCGCGTCGAACCGCCCTGCCGTTGCCACCTGGGATCTCGCGGACAGCGCCGAGTGGCAAGAGCTCGCGAGCATCGAAGAGGACATCCGCTCCATCGGCCCCGCGCCCTACACGGTGACCTCGGGCAGTGCCGAGCCGATGCCCCTGGCGGACGCGGACGCGCTCGATTCGTACATTGACGATCGCGGACGCAAAGGCACGCACATCACACGCTACAAAGGTCTCGGCGAAATGAACGCGGCGGAGCTGTGGGAGACTACGATGAATCCCGACGCGCGCACCCTGCTGCAGGTCAAGGTGAACGACCCCGTGCGGGCCGACGAGCTCTTCAGCATCCTGATGGGCGACCAGGTCGAACCACGGCGGCAGTTCATCGAGCAGAACGCCCTCAACGTACGCAACCTCGACATCTGA
- the pyrH gene encoding UMP kinase, which yields MTSATDGDLKYKRVVIKLSGEALCGAEGGFGIDTTTLKNTASELAEVHAAGVQIGIVVGGGNIFRGLRGASEGMDRAQSDYMGMLATVINSLALQDALERCGVPTRVMTAIEIKQVAEPYIRRRAMHHLDRGHVVVFAAGTGNPYFSTDTAASLRAMEIRADALLKATKVEGIYDRDPKKHAGALMLESVSYDRFLTENLKVMDATAVALCRDNGLPIRVFRMIPGNIKNVCHGAQVGTLVSEKG from the coding sequence GTGACCTCGGCAACGGACGGCGACCTCAAGTACAAGCGTGTGGTGATCAAGCTTTCCGGCGAGGCCCTGTGCGGCGCCGAGGGCGGCTTTGGCATCGACACCACGACGCTGAAGAACACCGCGTCGGAGCTGGCGGAGGTGCACGCGGCCGGAGTGCAGATCGGCATCGTCGTCGGAGGCGGCAACATCTTCCGAGGCTTGCGCGGCGCTAGCGAAGGCATGGATCGCGCGCAGAGCGACTACATGGGCATGCTGGCCACCGTCATCAACTCCTTGGCGTTGCAGGACGCCCTCGAACGCTGCGGCGTGCCGACGCGGGTGATGACCGCGATCGAGATCAAGCAAGTGGCCGAGCCCTACATCCGTCGCCGCGCCATGCACCACCTGGACCGTGGGCACGTCGTCGTGTTCGCGGCCGGCACCGGCAACCCCTACTTCTCCACGGACACGGCCGCCTCGCTGCGCGCGATGGAGATCCGCGCGGACGCACTTCTCAAGGCGACCAAGGTCGAGGGCATCTACGATCGCGACCCCAAGAAGCATGCAGGTGCGCTGATGCTGGAGAGCGTCAGCTACGACCGCTTCCTGACGGAGAACTTGAAGGTCATGGACGCCACGGCGGTCGCGCTTTGCCGCGACAACGGCTTGCCGATCCGCGTCTTTCGCATGATCCCCGGCAACATCAAGAACGTGTGCCACGGTGCCCAAGTGGGCACCCTGGTCAGCGAAAAGGGCTGA
- the dnaN gene encoding DNA polymerase III subunit beta: protein MQVTVSKKDLVRLLQRCQGVADKKSTMPVLGNVLLEVSGPDQLRLAATDLYLAVSGSIKAKVDKGGSVAVGARDLFERVKMMPEGDVSLTSNDTAQTTVKSVAGARRYTLHGIPGEEFPTLPKLDDGATTHTMDVDVLSQLITRTHFSISTDETRLHLNSALFEWDGDRVRMVTTDGHRLSKMDVTVAGAQASTNMLIPLKGIQELRRLCDEAANEAAKSGDEGGGRVITMGQSGPNAFFQLGGLHFSVKLVDAQFPPYDQVIPDSTERAIRMPRSQMAEALKAVALAASDRTGGVKLTIFEGKVRFESESPESGEGFDEITVDYDGPSVTVGFNARYFLDVLSAMDEDEVILGISGDLDPAVLRPGTESAKASYLAVVMPMRI from the coding sequence ATGCAGGTCACCGTCAGCAAAAAAGACCTGGTTCGTCTGCTTCAGCGTTGCCAAGGCGTCGCCGACAAGAAAAGCACCATGCCGGTGCTGGGCAACGTGTTGCTCGAGGTATCGGGTCCCGATCAACTGCGACTGGCAGCCACGGACCTGTATCTCGCCGTGAGTGGATCGATCAAAGCGAAGGTCGACAAGGGCGGGTCTGTCGCAGTGGGTGCGCGCGACTTGTTCGAGCGCGTGAAGATGATGCCCGAGGGTGACGTCTCTCTGACTTCGAACGACACGGCGCAAACCACGGTCAAGTCCGTAGCCGGTGCGCGGCGCTACACGCTGCACGGGATCCCGGGAGAAGAGTTTCCCACCCTGCCCAAGCTCGACGATGGCGCGACCACGCACACGATGGACGTGGACGTGCTCTCACAGCTGATCACGCGCACGCACTTTTCCATCTCGACCGACGAAACGCGACTGCACCTGAACAGCGCGCTCTTCGAGTGGGACGGCGATCGTGTGCGAATGGTGACGACGGACGGGCACCGTCTGAGCAAGATGGACGTCACCGTTGCAGGCGCTCAAGCCTCGACCAACATGCTCATTCCGCTCAAGGGGATTCAAGAGCTGCGACGCCTCTGCGACGAAGCCGCGAACGAGGCTGCCAAGAGCGGCGACGAGGGCGGAGGACGCGTGATCACCATGGGTCAGAGCGGTCCCAATGCCTTCTTTCAGCTGGGCGGTTTGCACTTCAGCGTGAAGCTCGTCGACGCGCAGTTTCCGCCCTACGACCAGGTGATTCCGGACAGCACGGAGCGGGCGATTCGCATGCCACGCTCCCAAATGGCGGAGGCGCTCAAGGCGGTGGCGCTAGCGGCCAGCGATCGCACCGGCGGCGTGAAGCTGACCATCTTCGAGGGCAAGGTCCGCTTCGAGAGCGAGAGCCCGGAGAGCGGTGAAGGCTTCGACGAAATCACCGTGGACTACGACGGACCCAGCGTGACCGTTGGTTTCAACGCGCGCTACTTCCTGGACGTCTTGTCGGCCATGGATGAGGACGAGGTCATCTTGGGCATCAGCGGTGACCTCGATCCGGCAGTGCTGCGACCGGGCACCGAGAGCGCCAAAGCGAGCTACCTGGCTGTCGTGATGCCCATGCGCATCTGA
- the recF gene encoding DNA replication and repair protein RecF (All proteins in this family for which functions are known are DNA-binding proteins that assist the filamentation of RecA onto DNA for the initiation of recombination or recombinational repair.), which produces MTRALSFDRVEIHGFRNLRRVTFEPVERLNVIAGDNGQGKTSLIEALYLVATSRSFRTEQTADLICDAGSEALVVANLTEGDLPREQRALLTAKGRAFRLNGKRPASFASYAVQTPVVVFHPGDLGLVSGPAQGRRTLLDRVGLFFEPASAEHRTRYQRALRARQRVLEDRGMAAPDLDALEAVASQHGSALTAIRSRTAERLVEALGPAFAKMAAPGLDLSARLRQSGNPDPEAFRAALAASRRDDLRRGRACFGPQRDDLELFVAGRPAREQASQGQQRILTLALKLAELDCLRQARNSHPVLLLDDVSSELDPSRTGAVYHLLENADSQVFVTTTRPELFSTPELAADQRADFALQSGMLMPATRP; this is translated from the coding sequence GTGACTCGCGCACTCAGCTTCGATCGCGTCGAGATCCACGGATTCCGCAACCTCAGACGGGTGACCTTCGAGCCCGTCGAGCGCCTGAATGTCATTGCCGGTGACAATGGTCAGGGCAAGACCAGCCTGATCGAAGCGCTGTACCTGGTCGCCACCAGCCGCAGCTTTCGCACGGAGCAGACTGCGGATCTGATCTGCGACGCGGGCAGCGAAGCACTGGTGGTCGCCAATCTCACCGAGGGGGACTTGCCTCGGGAGCAGCGCGCGTTGCTGACGGCCAAGGGGCGCGCCTTTCGTCTCAACGGCAAGCGTCCCGCGTCCTTTGCAAGCTACGCGGTGCAGACGCCCGTCGTGGTCTTTCACCCTGGCGACCTAGGACTGGTCTCGGGGCCTGCTCAGGGGCGACGCACGCTGCTCGACCGCGTCGGGCTGTTCTTCGAGCCGGCCAGCGCCGAACACCGCACCCGCTATCAACGCGCGCTGCGTGCGCGTCAGCGCGTGCTCGAAGACCGCGGCATGGCGGCGCCGGATCTCGACGCCCTCGAGGCAGTCGCGAGCCAACACGGATCGGCCCTGACGGCCATCCGCAGTCGCACCGCAGAGAGACTCGTCGAAGCCCTGGGTCCGGCTTTCGCGAAGATGGCCGCGCCGGGGCTCGATCTTTCAGCGCGCTTGCGACAAAGCGGAAACCCTGACCCCGAAGCGTTTCGTGCGGCTCTCGCCGCAAGTCGCCGTGACGATCTGCGACGTGGTCGCGCATGCTTCGGGCCGCAGCGCGACGATCTGGAACTCTTCGTCGCTGGGCGTCCTGCGCGCGAGCAGGCCTCGCAGGGACAGCAACGCATTCTGACCCTCGCACTGAAGCTCGCCGAGCTCGACTGTCTGCGACAGGCGCGCAACTCCCATCCCGTGTTGCTGTTGGACGACGTGTCGAGCGAACTCGACCCCAGTCGCACCGGCGCGGTGTATCACCTGCTCGAGAACGCCGACAGTCAGGTGTTCGTCACGACCACCCGTCCGGAGCTGTTTTCCACTCCGGAACTGGCAGCGGATCAGCGCGCGGATTTCGCCCTCCAGTCTGGAATGCTGATGCCCGCGACGCGCCCGTGA